The following is a genomic window from Malus sylvestris chromosome 12, drMalSylv7.2, whole genome shotgun sequence.
GTATAAAGAAGTTACGCAGTACGGCATATTGTACAAAGTAACTCACGACGGAGATACTAAACAAACAAGAACATTAAAAACATAACAGAGACACGATATTAATTAACAACCCAACTGTGAATTATTCTAGCTAGTTCCACACTAGTACCAAAGTACGTGCATCCGCACACCCACTAATAATTAAGTGATAAGTGATCAAATCATCACTAgcttaattagctaattaacagTTTCTATGCAAAAGCATCTGCGGCGTAAACCCTAGACCTGacagtttctgacacgacacgaaaacaacatgaaaataacgggtttcgggtcaacacaaTAACTCGGGTGatccgttaagaacccgttaatagtATACatgcgggtaacacgtgggtaacccatttcgacccattaagaaaacatttattttgataattttaaagtttaattactaaaagatttattataaaatacaatagtcatattaatatatacaatgtattctatattaaatatatagttttgtattattattctatataagttataaAAAAGATTTTTAgtccttatttatttttattatgagagttcctaattatcattactaggataaattttacttaacatgttgttgtccaaaattaaaataaactaatatagtatttgtataggcaagaactaagaagacatacatacaagtatgaaaaatgtgaaagaatatataaacactcatgattcatcattattcctccacgagtagataatggttacacttacattatcgtttagatttttaaaatcctccaaaccttcatgaataatgttttttatttgagggcaaaattaataaaattaataattattattgtagaagtgtaaaagatgtaaaaaatatatacaatcactcatagtgacaaactttacaactttcttGAAGGGGtaagcttcgaaatccaacactataattcataaatcttaaatttatatttaaccatcGATTGCcatttacactttattcttcttactgaatttcatttttaaaattttcatttttgaaaacatgatcatctggtagatgtaagaagatgcatggttcagatctttgatatcatgtttcgatatttacggttaactgaaatatgagtcaatgtcatataattcgtagaaactttataaacatcaagcaatattttcactaaccgtaaaactttgaatataatatcaacgatccaaaccgttcatcttcctgcatcctctaatagatcaagttatcaaaaatgaaaatctgaaaaaacaaaatttgatgagaacaatgaagtgtaaatgtaaacaacaatcaatggttaaattttgatttatgatttatatgattatagtggcaaattttgaagttaagctcttcatgaagttgtaaagcttgtcattacgagcgtttatatatttttctatatttttttacacttctacattaattaaaaaactattaaagactttaggtaagtgaaaatatacttaaaagacaaatgtgtttttatgttttagatgtgacaatatggtatgtatatacttatttagtattatgtttttcatttgattatttattggtttaaaatatattttccttaacgggtaacgggtcgagtcatattacctgttaatattatcgggttgggtcattttacccgtttattttaacgggtgttacatgacacgacctgttaagatatcgggtatgacacgacaACGATACGAACAGGAAAAACACGGCATGAATGTCAAGTCTAGTAAACCCTAGCACCAACCACCGGGAAAAGCCCTTAGTTTGGCAAACAACTGCACAGTTACTTTTACTCACGCATGTTCCATTGAAGCGGTTACTCTCAGACTCGCAGGTCCTACACTCGGCAACTCTCGTCTCTTTAAACAATTATTCCAAATAAAATATGGTTACTATGCATGCTTATAATcgtaacatatatatatatatatatatgaagttaGTAAtcgtaatatatatatatatatatatacatatatatatatatatatatctatatatatatatgtaatatatatatgaagttaGTAACAACATTGAGCAAGAAGAAGCAGATAGTTGGGAGAAAACACATGGAACACTTTTTATGTATCTGTAACAAGTTTACACTTAAGATTTCAAACTTAGGGTAACCTAGAATGATACTATAGCAATACAACTGGGAGAAATCTGAGATCCATATAAATCGGGAcatcttaaaaaataaagtcATAAATTAAAATGCTTAAGAATTTACTAACAAAGCACATATATTAATCTGTAAAATATTTCGTACAACATATTACAATATCTTCTCACGATCACGACGCATTTTCAAGTTTTGAAAGGGCGTTGCGTAATAATTTCATTACTAATACCATCAAAtatctctttctataaaaataggggtgtgataaccacacacctctttttacttctcccacatctttttggttttcggccgtcggatcaaatgaattgaagaagatcaacggatataaattaacaaggggtgtgtgagaagtaaaaagggatgtgtggatagcacacccctaaaaaaaccatgttatcattcatccattaattttcttacaatttctcaATTGATCTTTTAGAAATTTCATAGTTGAAAATGCTTTATCTCGTCAAATCATTATATGCAATATTTAcagttttttcacaaaaaattgaGTTAGGGCATCCACCCCTTTGGCCCAAGATGGCTCCTGTCCTTGGTAATACCACGTATACTTTGCAGAAACGtgagtgaaaaatttgaaagtgttttaagaaaaaaaaatgtggaagaGTCTTTTAAAATGTTATCAAGAAAATATTAATCTTTAAGGATTATTTcttctaaaataaaataaataaacagttaAGTctttgtttaaaagttgatttggCAATTTCGAAccttttcctaattttttttcttgtgctTCAACCTCACCTTGTCTTACATATATTACTACTGGTTTAAAAGCCAAAATAACTTAATACAACAGAAGCTGCGGATAAAAAAAGTATATCTGAAATCGACAATGTGACTTAAATAAATCTTTGTGACACAAATTAAAGTAATGTGTTGAATCCAACTACACTAAGTgaatttttccaacaaaatgccTTGTcaaaacggaaaaaaaaaaatattgttattagcatttcgGGATAATAGGCAATTAAAAGTACGTAAGGCGTGGTGAAAACACTACACTAGACATATGAATAATGATCCATGTAGGGTCATTCAATTTATTAGCAAAAGCAACCATGTGGATACATGACCATATCTGGCCATCGCATTAGACAAGCACGATCTCTACACAGATAACATttctttttaacaaaataattagCACTTTTTGGTGCAGACGCATTTACGAGTGAAGCCATCGCCAATACATTTGCCTCTGGTGAATTGCTCCTTTCTGCAGGTGTGTTTACAGTTGTTAGACGAAATGCACAGCCCCTTGAACAGGGAGCTCGGAACCTCGCAGATCTTTCCCTCAACTGCCTTGCTTGATTCAGTCTTTGCCTCAATACCCATTGGCCCCATCTCTAaagatcaattttttttgttgaataagATGCTTTATTCGAAACatcataaaaatttaattattaaaaagagGTATAATTACCGGTAGATGCCAAAAGCAGGACAAGAACGAAGGCGGCTGAAACAAGACGCATTGAACGCTCCATTTGAATCTGTGTGTATGTGAGTGTGTGCTTGATCCGTGTGTTTTTATGTGTGTGCTTATGTACTATAAGAGAGATCTTAGATGCTAATGCAAAGAACAATAACCATGCAAGGCTTATTATATAGGGTTTTTGTCCAGATTAAAGAAGATCGGTCTCCATAAAATGAGGTAACTCCATACCCAAAATACAAAGTTGAAATTTCCAACTTAAGAGGCACCATAAACCAAATTCCTATTTTTGTTGACTAAGTTCTCCGTCATACATTTTTCTATGcacattagggtttctttttcgAGCACATTtaacttttgcttttaaaagAATATTTGGGTTTTTAAGCATGTTTGACTTATTATTCACATTTTTATATGTAAATGAGgcggcatatatatatatatatatatatatatatatatatatatatatatatatatatatatatattcacataAAAGGCCATAGTTCTTATAACAATATAATTGTTTTTTACACAAATTTTAGTCTATATGTACCAAATTAATCTAAATTATAAATAGATCAGGGTTTGCACATCAGGTGTAGAAGGAAGATTTTTTTTAACGTTGCTTTAGGTGATGTGGCTAAGTCTAATAAAATGAATGTTAAAGTAGAATCGTTGAGGAAAAGATAATTATTTGTATTCCAAACGTAGGGCATTACAAAGACTTAAATTTGTTGATAGTTAAACACTACTAAGCATAATTGCTTGGGTGACGAAGCGATAGTTGTCGTGCAAAGGTAAATACGGTCACCGAAAACATTGGGCGGCGAAAAGGACGTTGCGCAAATTCTGTCGCACAAAGCTCGTGACGTCAGACATTACGCGACGGAGGAAAGTTCTTCGTTGAGTGAAATGAATGTTGCGCGACGGAATTGGTGGTTGTTGCGAAAAACAAAGACCTATAAATGAGTGTTCGTTGCGTGTGATCCTCCGAGCGATGAAACTGGGGTTCGACATGGTGACCCTTGCATGATGGACATAAAAGCCATCGTAGtaagattttaaaattatttttaaaattatttattatttatttattattttttccttttaaatgttgataatattgttttatgtaactttaattaatttaatgaaattaaaaacagaaaatgtaaagaagaatattggattaaaaaattattgaaaacatACAACGGAAAGAAGTATTCTAAAATTTGcaataattataaaaatctaCAATATGTAGTCGTCCACGTCACAATCGCCTGCTGGTGGTGTTGCTATTGCGTTGGGGGGCTGGGAGGTTGTAGCTGCTGCGGCGGGGGGTTGGGTGGTTGTTGTTGAAGTTAGTTTAACGTCGGGGAACCGAATGCCAGAGATTTGAAGGGCGAGACGAATTTGGTTCATCAAATTGCTTTAGGGCGCAAGCTGAGACTGCTAGGTGACAATTTTCTCCTTTAGGTCCACCACTTCAAATGTTAGCGGTTCAATCTCTTATGTTCTCTACCTGGAGAAGGAGGCAGAAGGGTCCTGAAGGCGGGCTTTACCAAGCCCCTGGTGAGCATTCCCCTGCCTACGACTGATGGCCTAATCGAGTGTGTCTATCATGATCTAAAAACCCACATCCTTAGGGGAAAACACCTCCTTGATTAGGGTCTCTAGGGAGAAGCTAGGAAGCTACCTCCTTAAGAACGGTCTGGTCTTTCTCCATCATGGTGGactagaaaaatgaaaacaaacaaattaattttaatatacatgtaattaatattaatactaattgaatattaaaaaatgaaataactTACATGAAGCTACCCCCCTGAATGAAAAACAATATATATGAACACATAGATTACCaattgtgtaatagagtaaaaagaatcaaaacttaaaataaatatactGTTACCTTACGTCGCATCTCCAACCTATAAAAGAAGCATCTTGAGCCGAAGCGGTGAAGACGTTTCTTCTTCGATCGATTGATCGAGTTTGCCTTCACTTTTTTCTGTTGAGTTGAAAAAATGTATtagtttatatatttataacaaattaatgaaaaaattaaaatgttatttaaaaatacacaaattttgattaaatattattgaatatatattatacttaCGAGGTATTTCTAATCTTAAAAATGGTCACACAAGCACTACCATTCATCTCGGCGGTCCACCAACTTTTTAGGGCACCCAACTGCTAGAACGACCTTCGGACCGTCATATTTCTCATAATGCTTTTGGAGGTCACTTTTCCACTGAGTGAACATGCCGGCGCAAAGCTTGTTGATGTACTGGTTTTGATTGGCATTGAGGTTCGTGAGCTCATAGTGATGCTGCAAAACTTAACAAATAAATAGtagttaaaatttataatatttgtatactttaataaaaatttagtatttgaggttgaaaatacttaccgATAATTCATGAAGAACGGCTTCCTTGACTTCATGTGGGACAACTATCTGTGACTCCCACATGTGTGGGCAATGATTCCTAATAACCGAGCCAATGTCGCTGGCCAATGAACTGTGCTGATCATTGCAGCTGCACAATGTTGAGGATCCCATGTAATGATGATCTTCTCAGTCGGGGTACGAGTGGTCTGTGACATCTTCAGAAGTCTGCatgacccttttttttttttttttttaactacaaaataaacaagGCAAACATAAGAGGAATGATATTTTCTACTGAAAATTCAGCATAACCTCCCCTAAAACAATTCAAACACTTTATACCAATTAGGGACTTTAAAACAATTATAATCTAAATTCCAAATTGTTAAATtgaaaatattgtgagaaagATGCATTACCTGTTTGGGACCCCTCTTCATGGACAGAGGAAGCCTCACTAGACTGCTCAGCCTCCTCATAACTCTGGGGCCGTCGATGAGTTCGTCGGGCGCTTAGTAGAGGATGGGTCATCGAAGAAGTCGATGACGTAGAAGCCGGAGACACCGTTGGACTGAAAGGCATGACCGGAGACACACCTGTCGTGCCTATATCAGGTTAGGAGGTGGTAGCAACACTACTTGCTAGAGAAGGTGTCTGACTAACCCTACTAGCTGCCTGGTAGTTTGAAATTAAGTTCGACATCtacaaaaacaataaataaaaaagttgcaTTCCACTACTTATATTCAATTTATTAGAGTATATTACATGGCACATAATATACATAATCCACCAACACCAacatgtttttgtttatgttttgcatTTAAAAGCTATCAAATGTttgtaaaaaaaacataaggAATGAATCCTAAGTAGCTGATGTTACATCCTGGCctggggcggatcacttcccagGCCTGTtccaccactgtagcacgatattgtccactttgggcttaccattccctcacggttttgtttttgggaagtcacgagcaacttcccagtgggtcacccatcctgggagtgctctggcattcttctcgcttaacttctgagttcctacggaacccggagccagtgagctcccaaaaggcctcgtgctaggtagggatgggaatatacatttaaggatcactctcctaggcgatgtgggttacaatccaccccacttaggggcccgatgtccttatcggcacacttccagctagggattggctctgataccatttgtcacatcccggccggGGTCCACCACGCTTCCGCTGCGCCACCCTGATTGTGTTGTCATCCATCACGACCTCTGTTGGCATGAACACCACGTCCCCTACGTCTGCTGACCTACCTACCTCGAAGACCCTGCACTACTAATAGCAATCTCTCCCTGCTGGGGCTGTCCCCCTTGGTACCAGTGAGATCCTCCAGCTAAATATGGCTGATAGGACATAGATCATCCCTGATACTGAGGATACCCACTATGATACTGAAGATTATGAGAGTACTGCTGCTGTCCTGAGGTCTAGGGAGCGGCGTTGCTCTGGTAGTGGTAGGCACCTCCTCGTCCAGTCCGAGTATAACCACCAGATCCTGAAGCGTGCTGGGTAGGTGCAGGTGGTGGGAAGGAAGGCTGCTGGGGTCTCTACTGACTCTAAGGGCATTGAGCAGCCCTATGACCCATTTGACCACAAGTGAAGCATCCATTgttgcctctcctacactcccaAAAATGCCTAATATTACATCTGCGGCATAAGGGAGCACCGGATCCTcctgaaccaccaaaatctctaTGCCTCTGGAACCTAGTGCCTCCagtaaatctaccacctctcctttgcatattagtactcaatcatccgctagaagagctggaactcCCACCACTCATTTTAAAGTTCTGGGTATTGCGGGGTCCCTGAAatgcttgcccttttcctttgtcatctcGTCTCTAGCCCCCATTATTTccttcctcatcctcactttcaCTAGGTATGTTCTCTGAGACCTCAATCCTCAgtagaatctcataaaactcctggtaagagGCACAGTAAGTCGATGTCGCTATGGAACgtcatttcttcttagtacctaAATTGAAACGGTGAAGCATCTCtaccggattagcagcaacctttGGATCATATCTCGACAGATCAATAAacatcctgtaatactcattagcGGACATCTTTCCTTGCCTCAGATGAGTAAACTCCTATTTATTACTATCAATATACGCAGGAGGAATGAACCTTTTCTGAAACAGCTCCTTAAACACTCCCCAGTCCACAATCTCTACTGGGGTCAACTAGTAAGACTCCtgttgatgcgtaaaataactaaacacacaaattaaaccctctttttatcaattgtagtaaagtatgtaagtagggatcgttctaggccggggattaggagggattgctaaatcacttggaaactgacttgaaaacgtaaaaacaaagtttaaaacactaactagactcaaagaatgcaaaactatactttaaaacactaaaacaaaccaaaagactcaaaacagcccctaaacactcaaaactaccttaaaaacacaatctgggcaattttgggactctcacacaaacttggacaaattttggttttctaatgaactaaaacacttaaaacataatctaagacaagttctaattaatatgactcaaagaaataagatggggttgattttcgacgaaaataattaaattaagacaagaacaaagtaaacaaattcttagacaaatttgggtgaatcaaaacactctaacacacaaccaaaacagaaattaaacactttgaaacaataaagtaaaagggggattttggttttaatgaatttgaaaacaaaacaactttgtaaaacaaaacagattgtaagtgaatttgaatgaaacttatggatggaagattagctaggaggttcttctccacatatgtcacacttgcatacaaaacgatttccagttgcttttcgataagctatgaatactcaacgccccaaattaaccgtgaattgcactaattaaccctcagttttttccacaagttattaggttggatgattgcatacgacaacccaaaacattccctacaagttccctacatgaattgcataatagagatacaagcaagaatcattaagttctatgaaaaacataagcattgacgaggcactcgttactatgatttgcatgaaacttatgccaagagtttacttaacgtgattgtgactagcaaccttcactacttgtgaatataagtttataacgattaggtgaaactcccttatattctagcgtcaaattcatgcatgaaaattaagcatgcactcttaaccaacatacacaaattagtttttatatgaacggataagtaaattgaattcacaacttatgaatcacaactggatgtaatcaaatcatattgcaagtatgaacatagtttcgaatcaccccctaactaagaggggtttagttcctcatactcacaaagcaaagatacataaaattagacattaaaatcaaaggaaagaaaacacctaaaatgctccaacttggtagcaagtgcatccaagattcctcctttccctatgcttgcggcagattgggttatggacagattttgggtagttttatgatgtagaatggatggggaatggtatggaagggtttagggtgagtgtggaggagtgtttgatggttggagggtggtggaaaactaggcaaagagggtggaagaaggtggagtggctgttatgttttctaggcactagaatggtgtttttggggtgttttgcttcctagggtgtgtatggacgaatttttgtgataaaatgatgaatatgggggattgtcctttggccaaggggtgtaaacatgtatttataggccccaaaaaccttagaaaatcaggttaggttaaggatgaaatgcatggcaattt
Proteins encoded in this region:
- the LOC126594039 gene encoding defensin-like protein CAL1; translated protein: MERSMRLVSAAFVLVLLLASTEMGPMGIEAKTESSKAVEGKICEVPSSLFKGLCISSNNCKHTCRKEQFTRGKCIGDGFTRKCVCTKKC